From Candidatus Binataceae bacterium, the proteins below share one genomic window:
- a CDS encoding thioredoxin domain-containing protein: protein MSDERGHEPLERKPNRLIHEQSPYLRQHAYNPVDWYPWGAEALARARAENKPILLSIGYSACHWCHVMERESFENEQVARLINENFVAIKVDREERPDLDQIYMDAVQLLTGRGGWPLTVFLTPEGKPFFGGTYFPPQDRQGMPGFPRVLLALAAAFRDKPADVQHNVKRLAKGLEGLAEFSPDGGELGPDAVEKAARALAEHYDRVNGGIGRAPKFPNIFVFSLFLRRYQAEGDPEYAHMVRETLTKMAKGGIYDQLGGGFHRYSVDDRWLVPHFEKMLYDNALLARLYLDAGRALGEPEFLTVARETLDYVLREMTSPEGGFYSAQDADSEGEEGKFFLWTRGEAHAALGQELGRIAERYFDISEEGNFEGRNILHRTIERDDAARLFGTSAEEMERAIEEIRRRLFEARERRVKPARDDKILAAWNGMMIGALAEGYRALGEGRYLAAASRALDFVMGRMWDGRALKRSFKDGAARFNAYLEDYALIAAGAIDLYEASLDRRHLTAAQTMAEAILERFLDRDKGGFFFTSADHERLITRSKAVFDGSTPSGNSAAVMALLRLYGYTGEVRYFAEAQRTLSLLHGFIAQQPFAFSHMLEAVDLYQRGPVEIVMVGERGAPELIEWMERLGLFYLPNRALFVADPRDTSDTRLPEQVRGKAQVGGKLTAYVCRERTCTAPITSFDALQAELAG from the coding sequence ATGAGCGACGAACGCGGTCACGAGCCCTTGGAGCGCAAGCCCAACCGCCTGATCCACGAGCAGAGCCCCTACCTGCGCCAGCATGCGTACAACCCGGTGGACTGGTACCCGTGGGGAGCCGAGGCGCTCGCGCGCGCCCGCGCCGAGAACAAGCCGATCCTGCTCTCGATCGGCTACTCGGCTTGTCACTGGTGCCACGTGATGGAGCGCGAGTCGTTCGAGAACGAGCAGGTCGCACGCTTGATTAACGAGAACTTCGTCGCGATTAAGGTGGACCGCGAGGAGCGGCCCGACCTCGACCAGATCTACATGGACGCGGTCCAGCTCCTGACAGGGCGCGGCGGATGGCCGCTGACGGTGTTTCTTACCCCCGAAGGCAAGCCGTTCTTCGGCGGCACCTACTTTCCGCCGCAGGATCGCCAGGGGATGCCCGGCTTTCCGCGCGTGCTACTGGCGCTCGCCGCCGCCTTCCGCGACAAGCCCGCCGACGTCCAGCACAACGTCAAGCGCCTGGCCAAGGGCCTCGAAGGCCTCGCCGAGTTCAGTCCCGATGGCGGCGAGTTGGGGCCCGACGCGGTGGAGAAGGCGGCGCGCGCGCTCGCCGAGCACTACGACCGAGTCAACGGCGGCATCGGGCGGGCGCCGAAATTTCCCAACATCTTCGTCTTCTCGCTCTTCCTGCGCAGGTACCAGGCCGAGGGCGATCCCGAATACGCCCACATGGTGCGCGAGACGCTAACGAAGATGGCCAAGGGCGGCATCTACGACCAGCTCGGCGGCGGCTTCCATCGCTACAGCGTCGATGACCGCTGGCTGGTGCCGCATTTTGAAAAGATGCTCTACGACAACGCTCTGCTTGCCCGGCTGTACCTCGACGCCGGCCGCGCGCTCGGCGAGCCAGAGTTCCTCACCGTCGCGCGCGAGACCCTCGACTACGTGCTGCGCGAGATGACAAGCCCCGAGGGCGGCTTCTACTCCGCCCAGGACGCCGACAGCGAGGGTGAAGAGGGCAAATTCTTCCTCTGGACCCGCGGCGAGGCGCATGCGGCGCTGGGCCAGGAGCTCGGCCGGATAGCCGAGCGCTATTTCGATATCAGCGAGGAGGGTAACTTCGAGGGCCGCAATATCCTCCATCGCACCATCGAGCGCGACGACGCCGCCCGCCTGTTCGGGACGAGCGCCGAGGAAATGGAGCGCGCGATCGAGGAGATTCGCCGCCGCCTGTTCGAGGCGCGCGAGCGGCGGGTCAAGCCCGCGCGCGACGACAAAATCCTGGCCGCGTGGAACGGGATGATGATCGGAGCGCTCGCCGAGGGCTATCGCGCGCTTGGCGAGGGGCGCTACCTGGCGGCGGCCTCACGGGCGCTGGACTTCGTGATGGGCCGGATGTGGGACGGGCGGGCGCTTAAGCGCTCGTTCAAGGACGGCGCCGCCCGCTTCAACGCCTATCTCGAGGATTATGCGCTGATCGCCGCCGGCGCCATCGACCTTTACGAGGCCTCGCTCGACCGCCGCCACCTCACGGCGGCGCAGACGATGGCCGAGGCCATCCTGGAGCGCTTCCTCGACCGCGACAAGGGCGGCTTCTTCTTCACCTCCGCCGATCACGAGCGGCTCATCACGCGCTCCAAGGCGGTCTTTGACGGTTCCACGCCGTCGGGCAACAGCGCCGCGGTGATGGCGCTGCTGCGGCTGTACGGCTACACCGGCGAGGTGCGCTACTTTGCCGAGGCGCAACGCACGCTCAGCCTGCTCCACGGCTTCATCGCGCAACAGCCGTTCGCGTTCTCCCACATGCTCGAAGCCGTGGACCTCTACCAGCGCGGCCCGGTGGAGATCGTGATGGTCGGCGAGCGCGGCGCGCCGGAGTTGATCGAGTGGATGGAGCGGCTCGGGCTGTTCTACCTGCCAAATCGGGCGCTGTTCGTCGCCGACCCGCGCGATACTTCCGACACCCGTCTGCCCGAGCAGGTGCGCGGCAAGGCCCAGGTCGGCGGCAAGCTTACCGCCTACGTCTGCCGCGAGCGCACCTGTACCGCGCCGATCACGTCGTTCGACGCGCTCCAGGCCGAGCTCGCGGGCTGA
- a CDS encoding endonuclease/exonuclease/phosphatase family protein, whose protein sequence is MAGQEALRRADASARPGPPFDLVALNRASVAARSPLKVVVFNAGGGANVSAIAACLSRPSMADAGTILVCEASWRVPRHRRVKFASELAARLGMSFAFIPAFGRAEDGGEIRAVGNAILCAQPLDDLRIVRLPDVRPRFLGYYRMPGTPTGLAATIGVAGRRLTIAVVHLERRCAPAGRALQMERFLGALAADNPVVIGGDLNTTTLDMGVRAALVRAGATMLVRPRRFRAPQPYEPLFERLRGHGFVLDGANVARAPTFAPSRLVPPQWRPKLDWIAARGLTPVAGSAAVVPAQAARWGPRISDHDFVVSEFRM, encoded by the coding sequence ATGGCGGGTCAGGAAGCGCTGCGGCGGGCCGATGCGAGCGCGCGCCCGGGGCCGCCCTTCGATCTTGTCGCGCTGAACCGCGCCTCCGTGGCGGCACGCTCGCCGCTCAAGGTGGTCGTCTTCAACGCCGGCGGTGGCGCCAACGTAAGCGCGATCGCGGCCTGCCTGAGCCGTCCGTCGATGGCCGACGCCGGCACTATACTCGTGTGCGAGGCGAGCTGGCGCGTGCCGCGTCATCGGCGCGTGAAATTCGCCTCCGAACTCGCTGCCCGGCTCGGGATGAGCTTCGCCTTCATCCCCGCGTTCGGACGTGCGGAGGATGGCGGCGAAATCCGCGCGGTCGGCAATGCGATCCTGTGCGCCCAGCCGCTCGACGATCTCCGCATAGTTCGTTTGCCCGATGTCCGGCCGCGTTTCCTGGGTTACTACAGGATGCCCGGGACGCCCACCGGATTGGCGGCGACTATCGGCGTCGCCGGCCGCCGGCTGACGATCGCGGTGGTGCATCTGGAGCGGCGATGCGCTCCGGCGGGGCGCGCGCTCCAGATGGAGCGCTTTCTCGGCGCGCTCGCCGCCGACAACCCGGTTGTGATCGGCGGCGACCTTAACACGACGACGCTCGACATGGGCGTGCGCGCGGCGCTGGTGCGAGCCGGGGCCACGATGCTCGTCAGGCCGCGGCGTTTCCGCGCGCCGCAGCCGTACGAGCCGCTGTTCGAGCGCCTGCGCGGACACGGCTTTGTGCTCGATGGGGCCAACGTCGCGCGCGCGCCGACCTTCGCGCCGAGCCGGCTGGTGCCGCCGCAATGGCGTCCAAAGCTGGACTGGATCGCGGCGCGCGGGCTGACGCCGGTGGCGGGCTCGGCCGCGGTCGTGCCCGCGCAGGCCGCGCGCTGGGGCCCGCGGATTTCGGATCACGACTTCGTGGTTTCAGAATTCCGGATGTAG
- a CDS encoding enoyl-CoA hydratase-related protein yields MAETIWVARAGGMVEIVLNRPDKLNAINHLMIRELHAALEEAAESRARAVLLRGEGRAFCAGRDLSQADPANEDATEILRNDFTPLLTRIYEFPGPTIAAVQGACMGGGLGLAFACDIVIAAEDAQISSPFGRLGAVLDSGGHFHLLHLLGRHLAFELIYTGRRLSGREAAERGLVNRAVAAGELAETARKLALEIAAGPTAAFRISKGVMLKTIGRAWADVLEAEAIAQGDASRTADYQEGMRAFLEKRAPQFKGR; encoded by the coding sequence ATGGCCGAGACGATTTGGGTCGCGCGCGCGGGCGGGATGGTCGAGATCGTGCTCAACCGCCCCGACAAGCTCAATGCGATCAACCATCTGATGATCCGCGAGCTGCACGCGGCGCTTGAGGAGGCTGCCGAAAGTCGGGCGCGCGCGGTGCTGCTGCGCGGCGAGGGGCGCGCCTTTTGCGCCGGACGCGATCTTTCACAAGCCGATCCGGCCAACGAGGACGCGACCGAAATTCTGCGCAACGACTTCACCCCGCTGCTCACGAGGATCTACGAGTTTCCGGGGCCGACGATCGCTGCCGTCCAGGGCGCATGCATGGGTGGCGGGCTGGGACTGGCGTTCGCCTGCGACATCGTGATTGCGGCCGAGGACGCGCAGATCTCCTCGCCCTTCGGTCGGCTCGGCGCGGTGCTCGATTCCGGCGGGCACTTCCACCTTCTCCATCTGCTCGGGCGCCATCTGGCCTTCGAGCTCATCTACACCGGCCGGCGGCTGAGCGGGCGCGAGGCGGCCGAGCGCGGGTTGGTGAACCGCGCGGTGGCGGCGGGCGAGCTGGCCGAGACGGCGCGCAAGCTCGCGCTCGAGATCGCGGCCGGGCCGACCGCGGCGTTCCGCATCTCCAAGGGTGTCATGCTCAAGACGATCGGCCGCGCGTGGGCCGACGTGCTGGAGGCCGAGGCGATCGCGCAGGGCGATGCCTCGCGCACGGCCGACTACCAGGAGGGGATGCGCGCGTTCCTCGAAAAACGCGCCCCGCAATTCAAAGGCCGGTAG
- a CDS encoding GNAT family N-acetyltransferase has translation MSASEASISEAPEATAGAALFNEKSFYLEEFYGKSLLFALVPPSGERLGELDSLARTLRELRRNQTRGIVIASRNALGRVMRRLGRLAPAGEPPVFNPAAGLRSRPYPPDSAVARIWQGLRTGSIVVGAADTNDPIDLTVFAQELASRLRVFKLILLDRQGGLTGRDGRRLSFVELGRIAHALRADRGRLRRAELRAVARALGDGVGSVNLAAPRGVYEELFSFVGTGTLFTERRYGFVRPISIDDFGEVQALIERGQSEGYLLPRSREEIAQLLPSCFGYRVGDEHLAGVCSLLTEPYRRERAGELTALYTLTRFAGEGVAAELVKEVLNEARARPLRYVFACTAQERAASFFTRLKFRRVSPKDVPLAKWRGYDRARMARLFIFRYDLA, from the coding sequence TTGAGCGCCAGCGAAGCATCGATCAGCGAAGCCCCGGAAGCGACCGCCGGCGCCGCGCTCTTCAACGAGAAGTCCTTCTACCTCGAGGAGTTCTACGGCAAGAGCCTGCTGTTCGCGCTGGTTCCTCCCAGCGGCGAGCGGCTGGGCGAACTCGATTCGCTGGCGCGCACGCTGCGCGAGTTGCGCCGCAACCAGACCCGCGGCATCGTGATCGCCTCACGCAACGCGCTCGGCCGCGTGATGCGCCGACTGGGACGGCTCGCGCCGGCGGGCGAGCCGCCGGTCTTCAATCCGGCCGCCGGCCTGCGCTCGCGTCCCTACCCACCGGATTCGGCCGTCGCCCGCATCTGGCAGGGGCTGCGCACGGGCTCGATCGTGGTCGGCGCGGCGGACACCAACGATCCGATCGATCTGACAGTGTTCGCTCAGGAACTGGCCAGCCGCCTGCGCGTCTTCAAGCTCATCCTGCTCGACCGCCAGGGCGGCCTCACCGGCCGCGACGGCCGGCGGCTCTCGTTCGTCGAGCTCGGACGCATCGCGCACGCGCTGCGCGCCGACCGCGGCCGGCTGCGGCGCGCCGAGCTGCGCGCGGTGGCGCGGGCGCTCGGCGACGGCGTCGGCTCGGTCAACCTGGCCGCGCCGCGCGGCGTATACGAGGAGCTGTTCAGCTTCGTCGGCACCGGCACGCTGTTCACCGAGCGCCGCTACGGCTTCGTCCGCCCGATCTCGATCGACGACTTCGGGGAGGTCCAGGCCCTGATCGAGCGCGGCCAGAGCGAGGGCTACCTGCTCCCGCGCTCGCGCGAGGAAATCGCCCAGCTCTTGCCCTCGTGTTTCGGCTATCGCGTCGGCGACGAACATCTGGCGGGCGTATGCTCGCTGCTCACCGAGCCCTACCGGCGCGAGCGCGCGGGCGAGCTGACTGCGCTTTATACTCTCACCCGTTTCGCGGGCGAGGGCGTCGCCGCTGAACTGGTTAAGGAAGTCCTCAACGAGGCGCGCGCACGGCCGCTGCGCTACGTCTTCGCATGCACCGCGCAGGAGCGCGCCGCCAGCTTCTTTACCCGGCTCAAGTTCCGCCGCGTTTCGCCCAAGGACGTGCCGCTGGCCAAGTGGCGCGGCTACGATCGAGCGCGGATGGCGCGGCTGTTCATCTTCCGCTACGACCTCGCCTGA
- a CDS encoding Rrf2 family transcriptional regulator, protein MSLMQIPRKIEYALRAMIYLADHPEGVARGTEIARREQIPKYYLEKVIRDLMHRGLVRARRGPGGGYQLARSAAAITFKDVIEAVEGPITLNVCVDGSSSCALQPTCRMFRVWEEGQRVLLEVFSQTTLQEIASSQPTAARLGRFAAADKEVIAAAKA, encoded by the coding sequence ATGAGCCTGATGCAGATACCGCGCAAGATCGAATACGCGTTGCGGGCGATGATCTACCTCGCCGACCATCCCGAGGGCGTCGCGCGCGGCACCGAGATCGCGCGCCGCGAGCAGATTCCCAAGTACTACCTTGAGAAGGTGATTCGCGACCTGATGCATCGCGGGCTGGTGCGCGCGCGCCGCGGTCCCGGCGGCGGCTATCAGCTCGCCCGCTCCGCCGCTGCTATCACCTTCAAGGACGTGATCGAGGCGGTCGAGGGTCCGATCACGCTCAACGTATGCGTTGACGGCTCGAGTTCGTGCGCCTTGCAGCCGACCTGCCGGATGTTCCGGGTATGGGAGGAAGGGCAGCGCGTGCTGCTCGAAGTCTTCTCGCAGACCACGCTGCAGGAGATCGCATCCTCGCAGCCCACGGCCGCCCGGCTCGGACGCTTTGCCGCCGCCGACAAGGAAGTTATTGCGGCCGCCAAGGCCTGA
- a CDS encoding riboflavin synthase, with amino-acid sequence MFTGIIEDLGIVEEITRTRKGALLRLRTALPVARIAMGESIAVNGACLTVVAKGRGSIAMDVSAETLRRTTLGALVAGDRVNLERCLTLGKLLGGHLVSGHVDGVGRIVSITPEGDSRLYTFEVPAGLERYLVEKGSAAIDGVSLTVFGIRGRRFDVALIPHTLKLTTLGRKGPGAAVNVEADMMVKYVERILAPHRNGGAAAKPARRAVRPRRRRAGAAS; translated from the coding sequence TTGTTCACCGGCATCATCGAAGACCTCGGCATCGTCGAGGAGATAACGCGCACGCGCAAGGGCGCGCTGCTCCGCCTGCGCACCGCCCTGCCGGTCGCACGCATCGCGATGGGCGAATCGATCGCGGTCAACGGCGCGTGCCTCACCGTGGTCGCCAAGGGCCGCGGCAGTATCGCGATGGACGTCTCGGCGGAAACGCTACGCCGCACGACGCTTGGAGCGCTTGTGGCCGGTGATCGGGTCAACCTCGAGCGCTGCCTGACGCTGGGCAAGTTGCTCGGCGGCCACCTGGTTTCCGGCCACGTTGACGGCGTCGGCCGGATCGTCTCGATCACGCCCGAGGGCGACTCGCGGCTGTACACGTTCGAGGTTCCGGCGGGGCTGGAGCGCTACCTGGTCGAGAAGGGCTCGGCCGCGATCGACGGCGTGAGCCTGACCGTGTTCGGCATCCGCGGACGGCGCTTCGACGTTGCGCTCATCCCGCATACGCTGAAGCTCACCACGCTGGGACGCAAAGGGCCGGGCGCGGCGGTCAACGTCGAGGCGGACATGATGGTCAAGTACGTCGAGCGCATCCTGGCGCCCCATCGCAACGGCGGCGCAGCCGCAAAGCCGGCGCGCCGCGCCGTGCGCCCGCGCCGGCGCAGGGCAGGAGCAGCGTCATGA
- a CDS encoding alkyl sulfatase dimerization domain-containing protein — MGFREESEKLLSGALSIRERHPLMPTGESEEVAPAVMFWRWFANLTAVRTEEGLVLIDTGAHQNQGQTLAMVRRWSNERVHTAIYTHGHVDHAAGMAAFVAEAQSARRARPRVVGHRAVAARFDRYRRTAGYNGLVNARQFGAPVQWPQEYVYPDTYFDHQLNVAVGATRLECHHARGETDDHCWVFIPARKVLVTGDFVIWAAPNAGNPQKAQRYAREWAEALRAMAKTGAEVLLPGHGIPVFGAARVRQMLSDTADYLQSLHDQTLAMMNAGATLDDIVHSVKPPAALAEKPYLQPVYDEPEFIVRNVWRLEGGWYDGVASHLKPPAHRALAAEVAALAGGADVLIGRALAKLEAGELALAAQLIDWAAAAASDPRAAHEARMRIYAARAAEATSTMAHGIFRAAAVESASKAGLPPPPAARTL, encoded by the coding sequence ATGGGGTTTCGAGAAGAGTCGGAGAAGCTTCTCAGTGGCGCGTTATCGATCCGCGAGCGCCACCCGTTGATGCCCACCGGCGAGTCCGAGGAGGTCGCGCCGGCCGTGATGTTCTGGCGATGGTTCGCCAACCTCACGGCGGTTAGAACCGAGGAGGGACTGGTCCTGATCGACACCGGCGCGCACCAAAACCAGGGCCAGACGCTCGCGATGGTGCGGCGATGGTCGAACGAGCGCGTGCACACCGCGATCTATACGCACGGCCACGTCGATCATGCGGCCGGGATGGCGGCGTTTGTGGCCGAGGCGCAAAGTGCGCGGCGCGCGCGCCCGCGCGTGGTCGGCCATCGCGCGGTCGCCGCGCGCTTCGACCGCTATCGGCGCACCGCCGGCTACAACGGCCTTGTCAACGCGCGCCAGTTCGGCGCCCCCGTGCAATGGCCCCAGGAGTACGTCTATCCCGATACCTATTTCGATCATCAGCTCAACGTCGCGGTCGGCGCGACGCGTCTGGAATGCCATCACGCGCGCGGCGAGACCGACGACCACTGCTGGGTCTTTATCCCCGCGCGCAAAGTGCTGGTGACCGGCGACTTCGTCATCTGGGCCGCGCCCAACGCGGGCAATCCGCAGAAGGCGCAGCGTTACGCGCGCGAATGGGCGGAGGCGCTGCGCGCGATGGCGAAGACGGGCGCCGAGGTGCTGCTCCCCGGCCACGGGATACCCGTGTTCGGCGCCGCGCGAGTGCGCCAGATGCTGAGCGACACCGCCGACTATCTGCAAAGCCTCCATGACCAGACGCTGGCCATGATGAACGCCGGCGCGACGCTCGACGACATCGTGCACAGCGTCAAGCCGCCGGCGGCGCTCGCCGAGAAGCCCTATTTGCAGCCCGTGTACGACGAGCCTGAATTTATCGTGCGCAACGTATGGCGGCTGGAGGGCGGATGGTACGACGGCGTGGCCTCACATCTGAAACCGCCAGCGCATCGCGCGCTCGCGGCCGAGGTCGCGGCGCTGGCGGGCGGCGCCGACGTCCTAATCGGGCGGGCGCTGGCGAAGCTGGAGGCGGGCGAGCTCGCGCTCGCGGCGCAACTTATCGACTGGGCGGCAGCGGCGGCGTCCGACCCGCGGGCGGCGCACGAGGCCCGGATGCGCATCTACGCGGCCCGCGCGGCCGAGGCGACGTCGACGATGGCGCACGGAATCTTCCGCGCCGCCGCGGTCGAGTCGGCCTCCAAAGCCGGCCTGCCGCCGCCCCCGGCCGCTCGCACGCTGTAG
- the ahcY gene encoding adenosylhomocysteinase has protein sequence MEAKSLKRKVLSTASRNGARAAAYDVRDLKLAAGGRQRIEWADEQMPVLRRIRERFARQKPLRGQRLAACLHITTETANLLRTLKAGGAEVVCCASNPLSTQDDVAAALVKEYGIPAFAIRAEDRDSYYRHLRAVLQRHPTITMDDGADLVSLLHTDFLDQAEEVRASMEETTTGVIRLRAMEQDGALRIPVVAVNDAQTKFLFDNRYGTGQSTMEAIVRATGVLVAGSVLVVCGYGWCGRGVAMRARGLGANVIVTEVNPIRALEAALDGFQVMRMAEAARVGDIFVSVTGDREVIAAHHLATMKDGAIVCNAGHFDVEIDLPGLRKLARRVERHPLREVETYHLRNGRRLFLLGQGRLVNLACAEGHPAQVMDMSFATQALAAEWAAAAQLAVKVHNVPQKIEDEVASLKLAAMGIRIDRLSAEQKQYLSSWQSGT, from the coding sequence ATGGAAGCAAAGAGCCTCAAGCGTAAAGTTCTGTCCACGGCCTCGCGCAACGGCGCGCGCGCCGCCGCCTACGACGTGCGCGACCTCAAGCTCGCCGCCGGCGGGCGCCAGCGTATCGAGTGGGCCGACGAGCAGATGCCGGTGCTGCGCCGCATCCGCGAGCGCTTCGCCCGGCAGAAGCCGCTGCGCGGCCAGCGTCTCGCCGCCTGCTTGCACATCACCACCGAGACCGCCAATCTGCTGCGCACGCTCAAGGCGGGCGGCGCCGAGGTCGTCTGCTGCGCCTCCAATCCGCTCTCGACCCAGGACGACGTCGCCGCCGCGCTGGTCAAGGAGTACGGCATCCCGGCCTTCGCCATCCGTGCCGAGGATCGCGACAGCTACTACCGCCATCTGCGCGCCGTCCTCCAGCGCCATCCGACGATCACGATGGACGACGGCGCCGATCTCGTAAGCCTGCTGCACACCGATTTCCTCGACCAGGCGGAGGAGGTGCGGGCCTCGATGGAGGAGACGACCACCGGCGTGATCCGGCTGCGCGCGATGGAGCAGGACGGCGCGCTGCGCATCCCGGTGGTCGCGGTCAACGACGCGCAGACCAAGTTTCTCTTCGACAACCGCTATGGCACCGGGCAGTCCACGATGGAGGCGATCGTGCGCGCCACCGGCGTGCTGGTCGCGGGCTCGGTGCTGGTGGTGTGCGGCTACGGATGGTGCGGGCGGGGCGTCGCGATGCGCGCGCGCGGGCTCGGCGCCAACGTAATCGTCACCGAGGTCAACCCGATCCGCGCCTTGGAGGCGGCCCTCGACGGCTTCCAGGTGATGCGGATGGCGGAAGCGGCGCGGGTGGGTGACATCTTCGTCAGCGTCACCGGCGACCGCGAGGTTATCGCGGCCCATCACCTCGCCACGATGAAGGACGGCGCGATCGTATGCAACGCCGGCCACTTCGACGTCGAGATCGACCTGCCCGGGCTGCGCAAGCTCGCGCGCAGAGTCGAGCGCCATCCCCTGCGCGAAGTCGAGACCTACCACCTGCGCAACGGACGGCGGCTGTTCCTGCTCGGCCAGGGGCGGCTGGTCAACCTCGCCTGCGCCGAGGGCCATCCGGCGCAAGTGATGGACATGAGCTTCGCCACCCAGGCGCTGGCCGCCGAGTGGGCGGCGGCGGCCCAGCTCGCGGTCAAAGTCCACAACGTGCCGCAAAAGATCGAGGACGAGGTCGCGAGCCTCAAGCTGGCCGCGATGGGGATCCGAATCGACCGCCTGTCGGCCGAGCAGAAGCAGTACCTCAGCAGTTGGCAAAGCGGCACCTGA
- the metK gene encoding methionine adenosyltransferase produces the protein MPLKDFLFTSESVAEGHPDKMCDQISDAVLDALITEDADSRVALETLVKTGLIVLAGEITSRAHPDFAKIARQTALEIGYNHIDTGFDANTAAVLTAIEPQSPDISQGVTEGEGLHKEQGAGDQGLMFGFACDETPEAMPLPIALAHRLMENLAGLRHQGKADFLLPDGKSQVTVRYAGGRPVEVTTVVVSAQHSRGVGHATVQEAIIEELIKPTIPKQFLTKSTVFHVNPTGSFVIGGPHGDCGLTGRKIIVDTYGGYGRHGGGAFSGKDPSKVDRSACYMARYVAKNVVAAGLAAKCEIQVAYAIGVAEPVSILIDTFDTGAVPDHKLAPALRELFDFRPAGIIRTLGLKRPIYKATAAYGHFGRTPRAGLFPWEQTDMVDALRSAFGLNGGR, from the coding sequence ATGCCGCTTAAGGACTTCCTCTTCACTTCCGAATCAGTGGCCGAGGGCCACCCGGACAAGATGTGCGACCAGATCTCCGACGCGGTCCTCGACGCGCTCATCACCGAGGATGCCGACTCGCGCGTCGCGCTGGAGACCCTGGTCAAGACCGGGCTCATCGTGCTCGCCGGCGAGATCACCAGCCGCGCCCATCCCGATTTCGCCAAGATCGCGCGCCAGACCGCGCTCGAGATCGGCTACAACCATATCGACACCGGCTTCGACGCCAACACCGCCGCGGTGCTGACCGCGATCGAGCCGCAGTCGCCCGACATCTCGCAGGGCGTCACCGAGGGCGAGGGACTGCACAAGGAACAGGGCGCCGGCGACCAGGGCCTGATGTTCGGGTTCGCCTGCGACGAGACGCCCGAGGCGATGCCGTTGCCGATCGCGCTTGCGCATCGCCTGATGGAAAACCTCGCCGGGCTGCGCCATCAGGGCAAGGCCGACTTTCTGCTCCCCGACGGCAAGAGCCAGGTTACCGTGCGCTACGCGGGCGGACGCCCGGTCGAGGTCACCACCGTGGTGGTCTCCGCGCAGCATAGCCGCGGCGTCGGCCACGCCACGGTCCAGGAAGCGATCATCGAGGAGCTGATCAAGCCGACCATCCCCAAGCAGTTCCTGACCAAATCGACGGTCTTTCACGTCAACCCAACCGGTAGCTTCGTGATCGGCGGGCCGCATGGCGACTGCGGCCTGACCGGGCGTAAGATCATCGTCGACACCTACGGCGGCTACGGTCGCCATGGCGGCGGCGCCTTTTCAGGCAAGGACCCGAGCAAGGTCGACCGCTCGGCCTGCTACATGGCGCGCTACGTGGCCAAGAACGTGGTCGCCGCCGGGCTCGCCGCCAAGTGCGAGATCCAGGTCGCCTATGCGATTGGCGTGGCTGAGCCGGTCTCGATTCTGATCGACACCTTCGACACCGGCGCCGTGCCCGACCACAAGCTGGCCCCGGCGCTGCGCGAGCTGTTCGATTTTCGCCCCGCCGGGATCATCCGGACGCTGGGGCTGAAGCGTCCGATCTACAAGGCGACGGCCGCTTACGGCCACTTCGGCCGCACGCCGCGCGCAGGCCTGTTCCCCTGGGAGCAGACCGACATGGTGGACGCCCTGCGCAGCGCCTTCGGGCTCAACGGCGGCCGCTGA
- a CDS encoding HPr family phosphocarrier protein, with the protein MEATVQVTNRLGLHLRAATKLAETARRFNAQITVTTDGGKADARSVINLMMLGAAQGARLKLRAEGEEARAALDAVRRLVEERFGED; encoded by the coding sequence GTGGAGGCGACAGTGCAGGTGACCAACCGCCTCGGGTTGCATCTGCGTGCGGCGACCAAGCTCGCCGAGACCGCGCGCCGCTTCAACGCCCAGATAACCGTCACCACCGACGGCGGCAAGGCCGACGCGCGCAGCGTTATCAACCTGATGATGCTCGGTGCAGCGCAGGGCGCGCGGCTGAAGTTGCGCGCCGAGGGCGAGGAGGCGCGCGCCGCGCTCGACGCGGTGCGCCGGCTCGTCGAAGAGCGCTTCGGCGAGGACTGA